One part of the Methylobacterium mesophilicum SR1.6/6 genome encodes these proteins:
- a CDS encoding ABC transporter ATP-binding protein codes for MSLGLHDAQVTLEGRPILSDIGLTLKPGRFVGLVGPNGAGKTTLLRVLAGLITPNRGLVTLEGRLLSGMGREERARRIAALFQGAGVGWPMTVREIVALGRLPHRRAFASPTEADEAAVERAMVRTDILHLADRAEPTLSSGERMRALLARALAVEAPWLLVDEPVTALDSAHQLDAMALLRATARDGTGVVAVLHDLTLAARFCDRIVVLAGGRLVADGTPEEAPTDVLLARAFGVTAERGWASDGSRYILPWARSGAQTEERDDVTITN; via the coding sequence ATGAGCCTCGGCTTGCACGACGCCCAGGTAACGCTGGAAGGCCGGCCCATCCTTTCGGATATCGGTCTGACCCTGAAGCCCGGCCGCTTCGTCGGGCTGGTTGGCCCGAACGGAGCCGGCAAGACCACGCTCCTTCGCGTCCTGGCGGGGCTGATTACCCCGAACCGGGGGCTGGTCACCCTCGAAGGCCGTCTGCTTTCCGGCATGGGCCGCGAGGAACGGGCCCGCCGCATCGCCGCCCTGTTCCAGGGGGCCGGGGTCGGCTGGCCGATGACGGTTCGCGAGATCGTGGCGCTCGGCCGACTGCCGCACCGCCGGGCCTTCGCATCTCCGACCGAGGCCGACGAAGCCGCGGTTGAACGGGCGATGGTGCGCACCGACATCCTCCACCTCGCTGACCGAGCCGAGCCGACCCTGTCCTCCGGCGAGCGCATGCGCGCGCTGCTCGCTCGTGCGCTTGCGGTCGAAGCGCCGTGGCTTCTCGTCGACGAGCCGGTCACGGCCCTCGACTCGGCGCACCAGCTCGACGCCATGGCGCTGCTCCGGGCCACCGCGCGGGACGGCACCGGTGTCGTCGCCGTGCTGCACGATCTGACGCTCGCGGCCCGGTTCTGCGACCGCATCGTCGTGCTGGCCGGTGGCCGCCTCGTTGCCGACGGTACCCCGGAGGAGGCCCCGACCGACGTCCTGCTCGCCAGGGCGTTCGGGGTCACGGCCGAGCGGGGCTGGGCTTCGGACGGATCCCGATACATCCTGCCCTGGGCGCGGTCCGGGGCTCAGACGGAGGAACGCGATGACGTCACCATCACGAACTGA
- a CDS encoding FecCD family ABC transporter permease gives MNAPVTALRPPVSRYFGTPRARRAVVGILGLATVALTLASIVIGYAPFDVPAAFSDLVAGRTTLPALVLWELRIPRALLGSLVGFSLGLTGAVMQGYLRNPLADPGILGISSAAALGAVIVFYGRFAATMGLALPLGGIAGAGVAALLLNALAARGSSTLGLILAGVGLSSLAGALTALALNLSPNPYAALEIVFWLMGSLSDRSLDHVLLCLPLMAIGWALMLSTGSALDALTLGEDTAASLGVGLVSVRLRLVTGAALAVGSGVAVSGAIGFVGLVVPHLMRPLVGARPSACLLPSGLAGAVLVLAADIGVRLLATRPELKLGVVTALVGAPFLIVLLLRSRGRRA, from the coding sequence ATGAACGCGCCCGTCACCGCGCTGCGTCCTCCGGTGTCCCGATACTTCGGAACGCCACGTGCCCGGCGAGCCGTCGTCGGCATCCTCGGTCTCGCCACCGTCGCACTGACGCTCGCCTCCATCGTCATCGGCTACGCGCCCTTCGACGTGCCCGCCGCCTTCTCGGACCTCGTCGCCGGTCGCACGACGCTTCCGGCCCTGGTCCTGTGGGAGCTTCGCATTCCGCGCGCCCTGCTTGGCAGCCTCGTCGGGTTCAGCCTCGGCCTGACCGGCGCCGTGATGCAGGGCTACCTGCGCAACCCGCTTGCGGACCCGGGCATCTTGGGTATCTCATCTGCGGCGGCGCTCGGCGCGGTCATCGTCTTCTACGGCCGGTTCGCTGCCACCATGGGCCTCGCCCTGCCACTCGGCGGCATCGCGGGCGCCGGCGTCGCCGCGCTCCTCCTGAACGCGCTCGCCGCCCGGGGCAGCAGCACCCTTGGGCTGATCCTTGCAGGAGTCGGGCTGTCGAGCCTAGCCGGGGCACTGACTGCGCTGGCGCTGAACCTGTCGCCGAACCCCTACGCGGCCCTGGAGATCGTGTTCTGGCTGATGGGCTCGCTCAGCGACCGCAGCCTGGACCACGTGCTTCTATGCCTGCCGCTGATGGCTATCGGCTGGGCCCTCATGCTGTCGACCGGCTCCGCCCTCGACGCCCTGACGCTCGGCGAGGACACCGCCGCGAGCCTCGGGGTCGGCCTGGTCTCCGTGCGCCTGCGTCTCGTCACCGGTGCGGCCCTGGCCGTCGGCAGCGGGGTCGCGGTGTCCGGCGCCATCGGTTTCGTCGGCCTCGTCGTGCCGCATCTGATGCGGCCCCTCGTCGGTGCCCGTCCCAGCGCGTGCCTGCTGCCGAGCGGCCTCGCGGGGGCGGTCCTGGTCCTCGCGGCGGATATCGGTGTGCGCCTGCTCGCCACTCGGCCGGAACTCAAGCTCGGCGTGGTGACCGCTTTGGTCGGGGCGCCGTTCCTGATCGTGCTGCTCCTGCGCAGTCGCGGGAGGCGGGCATGA
- a CDS encoding ABC transporter substrate-binding protein, translating to MPSRLAIALAVILSSGPVGAAGAPMRVVSMNLCADELVLRLADRDQVLAVTYLARDPRGSTVASEAVGLPVTRGLTEEVVALKPDLVIAGAFTTRTTVGMLKRVGAPVLELGVPADLDGVRAQIRQVAAVLGHPERGEVMVASLDARLAAIVPATRPLRALVMRPNAFTVAPGGLGDALIRAAGLVNVSAEIGRDRFGQVPLEAAALANPDLIVVNEGAPGWPSLADTLLHHPVFQTLARAHRTVDIPNRFWTCPGPQVAEVVARLAEAANARVSRP from the coding sequence ATGCCGTCGCGCCTCGCGATCGCCCTCGCGGTCATCCTGTCCTCCGGGCCCGTGGGCGCGGCGGGGGCACCCATGCGGGTAGTCTCGATGAACCTGTGCGCCGACGAGCTGGTCCTGCGGCTGGCGGACCGCGATCAGGTGCTAGCCGTCACCTACCTCGCCCGTGACCCGCGCGGGTCGACGGTCGCGAGCGAGGCGGTCGGGCTGCCGGTGACGCGGGGGCTCACCGAGGAGGTCGTCGCGTTGAAGCCCGACCTCGTCATCGCCGGTGCCTTCACGACGCGCACGACGGTGGGCATGCTCAAGCGCGTCGGCGCCCCCGTGCTCGAACTCGGCGTGCCGGCCGACCTCGACGGCGTCCGCGCCCAGATCCGGCAGGTCGCGGCGGTGCTCGGCCATCCCGAGCGGGGCGAGGTGATGGTCGCATCGCTCGATGCACGTCTCGCCGCCATCGTGCCGGCTACGCGGCCCCTTCGCGCGCTCGTAATGCGCCCGAACGCCTTCACGGTCGCGCCCGGCGGGCTCGGAGACGCGCTGATCCGCGCCGCCGGCCTCGTCAATGTCTCGGCCGAGATCGGGCGTGACCGCTTCGGGCAGGTGCCCCTCGAAGCGGCGGCGCTGGCAAACCCGGACCTGATTGTCGTCAACGAGGGTGCGCCGGGCTGGCCATCCTTGGCCGATACCCTCCTGCACCATCCCGTCTTTCAAACCCTCGCGCGAGCGCACCGGACGGTCGACATTCCAAACCGCTTCTGGACCTGTCCGGGGCCGCAGGTCGCTGAGGTTGTGGCACGTCTCGCCGAGGCGGCAAACGCGCGGGTATCCCGGCCATGA
- a CDS encoding TonB-dependent receptor domain-containing protein, protein MLALSCAASTLLVAVPARAQQVAAPFADAPGGAQAAVSLSEISVSATGVPTPIANTGSSVTVLTERLLQEQQRRTVPDALQQVPGLNVVQTGGAGGQTSVFIRGTNSNHVKVQIDGIDVNDPSTPNRAFDFSQLQTYDLSRIEVLRGPQSGLYGADAIGGVISVVTKRGEGPARATATVEGGSFGTFNQFGNISGSEGIFDYSVSVGHIRQSAVQVTPFELLPRGVPLRTAFTDIKTVSTKLGAQLTDEFRLNYVLRFSDSAYLDQADGGFPYVPLPYRNLNDQQQLIMRGEAEWTPVPGFHNVFGANYSKFDRLFAGPLDPLAPPTPTTYLGERTRFDYRGDWQFSPGNLVLFGAQREDERFETTGIDRSNGNTAGFAELQTTPFAGAALVANIRHDANDQFGGATTFRVAPSYIVPGTETRLKGSVGTGFKPPTLSQLYQDYPGFRFFGNPNLRPEESFGFDGGFEQPLFDGFMTVGTTYFQTDFKNLIQTAYYPTFSTNVNVGRATAYGTESFVALRFNEFWSGRLDWTTTVTKDEIAHQELLRRPRNKVSATAIWNLMPGLTMTGTLIVLGSFVDGNRDFSVPRLKAPGFTLVNLSVNYAWSETLTVFGRIDNLFDQRYQNPTGFQGPGLAVYGGVRVSSF, encoded by the coding sequence ATGCTGGCGCTGTCCTGCGCCGCATCCACGCTGCTCGTCGCCGTTCCAGCCCGCGCGCAGCAGGTCGCCGCGCCCTTTGCCGATGCGCCGGGAGGCGCCCAGGCCGCGGTCTCCCTGTCCGAGATTTCGGTATCGGCCACCGGCGTACCGACGCCGATTGCCAACACAGGGTCGAGCGTCACCGTCCTGACTGAGCGCCTGCTTCAGGAACAGCAGCGCCGGACGGTGCCGGATGCTCTACAGCAGGTGCCCGGCCTCAACGTCGTCCAGACCGGCGGCGCCGGCGGCCAGACCTCGGTCTTCATCCGCGGCACCAACTCGAACCACGTGAAGGTCCAGATCGACGGCATCGACGTCAACGACCCTTCGACCCCGAACCGCGCCTTCGACTTCAGCCAGTTGCAGACCTACGACCTCTCCCGGATCGAGGTGCTGCGCGGCCCGCAGAGCGGCCTCTACGGGGCCGACGCTATCGGCGGCGTGATCTCTGTGGTCACCAAGCGCGGCGAGGGACCGGCCCGGGCGACGGCGACCGTCGAGGGCGGCTCGTTCGGCACCTTCAACCAGTTCGGCAACATCTCCGGCTCGGAGGGGATCTTCGACTACTCGGTCTCAGTCGGCCACATCCGGCAATCCGCCGTCCAGGTCACGCCGTTCGAGCTGCTACCCCGCGGCGTGCCGCTGCGGACCGCCTTCACCGACATCAAGACGGTCTCGACCAAGCTCGGGGCGCAACTCACCGACGAGTTCCGCCTGAACTACGTTCTACGCTTCTCCGACAGCGCCTATCTCGACCAAGCCGACGGCGGCTTCCCATACGTGCCGCTGCCGTACCGGAACCTCAACGACCAGCAGCAGCTGATCATGAGGGGCGAGGCCGAATGGACGCCGGTGCCGGGCTTCCACAATGTCTTCGGGGCGAACTACTCGAAGTTCGACCGCCTGTTCGCCGGCCCGCTGGATCCACTCGCGCCGCCGACGCCCACCACCTACCTCGGCGAGCGAACCCGGTTCGATTACCGCGGCGATTGGCAATTCTCGCCCGGCAACCTCGTGCTGTTCGGGGCCCAGCGCGAGGACGAGCGCTTCGAGACGACCGGCATCGACCGGTCCAACGGCAACACCGCCGGCTTCGCCGAGCTTCAGACGACGCCCTTCGCGGGAGCTGCGCTGGTGGCCAACATCCGCCACGACGCGAACGATCAGTTCGGCGGCGCGACCACCTTCCGGGTGGCGCCGAGCTACATCGTGCCCGGCACCGAGACCCGCCTGAAGGGCAGCGTCGGCACCGGCTTCAAGCCGCCGACCCTGAGCCAGCTCTATCAGGACTACCCGGGCTTCCGCTTCTTCGGGAACCCGAACCTACGGCCGGAGGAGAGCTTCGGGTTCGACGGCGGCTTCGAACAGCCGTTGTTCGACGGGTTCATGACCGTCGGCACGACCTACTTCCAGACCGACTTCAAGAACCTGATCCAGACGGCCTACTACCCGACCTTCTCCACCAACGTGAACGTCGGTCGGGCGACTGCCTACGGCACCGAGAGCTTCGTCGCCCTGCGCTTCAACGAGTTCTGGAGCGGGCGGCTGGACTGGACCACCACGGTGACGAAGGACGAGATCGCCCATCAGGAGCTGTTGCGCCGGCCACGCAATAAGGTCAGCGCCACCGCGATCTGGAACCTGATGCCGGGCTTGACCATGACTGGCACGCTCATCGTGCTGGGGTCGTTCGTGGACGGAAACAGGGACTTCTCCGTGCCGCGCCTGAAGGCCCCCGGCTTCACGCTGGTGAACCTCTCGGTCAACTACGCCTGGAGCGAGACACTCACGGTGTTCGGGCGGATCGATAACCTGTTCGACCAGCGCTACCAGAACCCGACCGGCTTCCAGGGGCCGGGGCTCGCCGTCTACGGCGGCGTCCGCGTGTCGTCGTTCTGA
- a CDS encoding helix-turn-helix transcriptional regulator, with amino-acid sequence MVVYLRGRTSFQVDDLPAIAIEAPALLVGFTERELVRDQTVSAGQPLSSVHVRVDPDHAKTSLGTIASAMVQLSVERGFVFEGRPADATIQAVASQILAAAGPAGQPLYQAAKALELLALVFEAEGLAEPVGLTRTLTIVDRGRVEAASAIILERLDSVPDFDAVARRVGMTPAKLTRGFRITYGMTPYAVLQERRLQSAYRMLASRKATVGEVAQNVGYSAPHFATLFKKRFGMPPSALVAARTTSI; translated from the coding sequence GTGGTCGTCTACCTGCGCGGACGAACCAGCTTCCAGGTTGACGACTTGCCCGCGATCGCGATCGAGGCTCCCGCGCTACTCGTCGGCTTCACCGAGCGGGAACTCGTCAGGGACCAGACCGTCTCGGCGGGTCAGCCGCTAAGCAGCGTTCACGTCCGAGTCGATCCCGACCACGCCAAAACGAGCCTAGGCACCATCGCATCCGCGATGGTGCAGCTCTCCGTGGAGCGTGGTTTCGTTTTCGAGGGGCGTCCGGCCGACGCGACGATACAGGCGGTGGCGTCGCAGATCCTTGCCGCAGCGGGCCCGGCGGGACAGCCCCTGTATCAAGCAGCTAAGGCCCTCGAACTCCTCGCCCTCGTGTTCGAAGCTGAGGGATTGGCCGAGCCGGTAGGGCTCACTCGCACGCTTACGATCGTGGATCGCGGCCGCGTCGAGGCGGCTAGCGCAATAATCCTGGAACGCCTCGACTCCGTACCAGATTTCGACGCGGTAGCCCGGCGCGTCGGAATGACGCCGGCTAAGCTCACCCGTGGCTTCCGGATCACCTACGGCATGACGCCCTACGCCGTCCTCCAGGAGCGGCGTCTGCAATCGGCCTACCGGATGCTCGCCAGCCGCAAGGCGACCGTCGGTGAAGTCGCCCAGAACGTCGGATATTCCGCCCCGCACTTCGCGACCCTCTTCAAGAAGCGTTTCGGCATGCCACCAAGCGCCTTGGTCGCCGCACGAACCACATCGATCTGA
- a CDS encoding TonB-dependent siderophore receptor, producing MVAVVAAQPAPAQVTLGEISVVGAEGAAASGPPGVGGASGERADGPVRGFTAKRSATGTKTDTALIETPQSISVVTADQIRATGAQNPSEALRYTAGVQVERFGGDPRYDWIKVRGFDVPEYLDGLQLPKGTYAWSRYETYGVERVEVLKGAASVLYGQSPPGGLVNFVSKKPLDVPYREVLVQGGSYGRLLGAFDVTGPVDPEKTVLYRVVGLGRLSDTIVDTVNDDRAFIAPSVTFRPNAATQLTVLGYYIKDDSKSLQFLPSQGTLTPNPNGRIRRSTFLGEPGYDNFRREQFGIGYQFEHHFDEAVTFRQNLRYSGVNVDLPVVRGFGFPTNAAGAVTDFSNVTRRAVRFDDNVNAFTMDNQLVLNAVTGPLAHTLLFGLDVRTFDLGFATRNALTTSLNVFAPVYRGFQPLPPITARIRQNLEQVGAYAQDQIRLDRWVLLLSGRHDTVRSTTLQQVGNTRIEQTDRAFTYRAGLLYEFEAGISPYVSYSTLFQPAVGTGYNGIVPPTALGAGSTPFRPTTGDQIEGGVKYQPPGTTSLFTLAGFSIDQQNVLVPTTSGFQAQVGGVRAEGFEAEARVTAFEGFDIAAAYSYLDARITRTGTGPTAPRIGSRIPVTPYNQAALFATYSFSTGPLLGLTVGGGVRFFGDHLGDLANTIRIPSYTLFDATLRYDLARLDPAWAGATLAINATNLFDKVYVGTCDTLGSCYYGNPRTVLASLSYRW from the coding sequence ATGGTCGCAGTCGTTGCGGCGCAACCCGCCCCGGCTCAGGTCACCCTCGGCGAGATTTCGGTAGTCGGGGCTGAAGGCGCCGCCGCATCTGGTCCGCCGGGCGTCGGCGGTGCCAGCGGCGAGCGAGCGGATGGCCCGGTACGCGGCTTCACAGCCAAGCGTAGCGCCACTGGCACCAAGACCGATACTGCGCTGATCGAGACGCCGCAGTCGATCAGCGTCGTCACAGCCGACCAGATCCGGGCGACCGGCGCACAGAATCCGAGCGAGGCACTGCGCTACACCGCCGGTGTGCAGGTCGAGCGCTTCGGCGGCGATCCGCGCTACGACTGGATCAAGGTGCGCGGCTTCGACGTACCGGAGTATCTTGACGGTCTGCAACTGCCGAAAGGCACCTACGCGTGGTCCCGCTACGAGACTTACGGGGTCGAGCGCGTGGAGGTGCTCAAGGGGGCGGCCTCCGTGCTCTACGGGCAGTCCCCGCCAGGCGGCCTCGTCAACTTCGTCAGCAAGAAGCCCCTCGACGTGCCCTACCGCGAGGTTTTGGTACAGGGCGGCAGCTACGGGCGGCTCTTGGGTGCCTTCGACGTGACCGGCCCGGTCGATCCTGAGAAGACGGTGCTCTATCGCGTCGTCGGTCTCGGCCGCCTCTCAGACACGATCGTCGATACCGTGAACGACGATCGCGCCTTCATCGCACCGAGCGTCACGTTCCGGCCCAATGCGGCGACGCAGCTCACGGTGCTCGGCTACTACATCAAAGACGACTCGAAGTCCCTGCAGTTTCTGCCCTCTCAGGGCACGCTCACCCCGAACCCGAACGGCCGCATCCGCCGCTCGACCTTCCTCGGAGAGCCCGGCTACGATAATTTCCGCCGCGAGCAGTTCGGCATCGGCTACCAGTTCGAGCATCATTTCGACGAAGCGGTCACCTTCCGGCAGAACCTTCGCTACTCCGGTGTCAACGTCGACCTGCCGGTGGTGCGCGGCTTCGGCTTCCCGACGAACGCGGCCGGCGCAGTCACAGATTTCAGCAACGTCACCCGCCGGGCCGTGCGTTTCGACGACAACGTCAACGCCTTCACGATGGACAATCAGCTCGTCCTGAACGCGGTGACGGGTCCGCTCGCGCATACGCTCCTGTTCGGCCTCGATGTGCGCACCTTCGATCTCGGGTTCGCCACCCGCAACGCACTGACCACGAGCCTGAACGTCTTCGCGCCGGTCTACCGCGGCTTTCAACCGCTGCCGCCAATCACGGCCCGCATCCGGCAGAACCTGGAGCAGGTCGGCGCCTATGCGCAGGACCAGATCCGGCTCGACCGCTGGGTGCTGCTTCTGAGCGGACGCCACGACACCGTGAGGAGCACCACGCTCCAGCAGGTCGGCAACACGCGCATCGAGCAGACCGACCGCGCTTTCACCTACCGTGCCGGGCTGCTCTACGAGTTCGAGGCCGGAATCAGCCCCTATGTTAGCTATTCGACGCTGTTTCAGCCAGCGGTCGGCACCGGCTACAACGGCATCGTCCCACCGACCGCGCTCGGCGCCGGCTCGACGCCGTTCCGGCCGACCACCGGCGATCAGATCGAGGGCGGCGTGAAGTACCAGCCGCCCGGCACTACGAGCCTATTCACCTTGGCCGGGTTCTCAATCGACCAGCAGAATGTCTTGGTGCCCACGACCTCCGGCTTCCAGGCTCAGGTCGGCGGAGTCCGTGCGGAAGGGTTCGAGGCCGAAGCACGGGTGACCGCCTTCGAGGGTTTCGACATCGCCGCCGCCTACAGCTACCTCGACGCCCGCATCACGCGGACCGGCACCGGCCCGACCGCGCCGCGGATCGGCTCGCGGATCCCGGTGACGCCGTACAATCAGGCCGCGCTATTCGCGACCTACAGCTTTTCGACCGGCCCGCTGCTGGGCTTGACCGTCGGCGGCGGCGTGCGCTTCTTCGGCGATCATCTCGGCGATCTAGCCAACACCATCCGCATTCCGTCCTATACCCTATTCGACGCGACGCTGCGTTACGACCTCGCGCGTCTGGACCCGGCCTGGGCGGGGGCGACCCTGGCGATCAACGCCACGAACCTTTTCGACAAAGTCTACGTCGGCACCTGCGACACCCTTGGGTCCTGCTACTACGGCAATCCGCGTACGGTGCTGGCGAGCCTGAGCTACCGGTGGTAG